In Bos indicus x Bos taurus breed Angus x Brahman F1 hybrid chromosome 23, Bos_hybrid_MaternalHap_v2.0, whole genome shotgun sequence, the genomic window AGAGCTGCGCCAGCCCTGACCCAGCCTTCCATGCTGCCTGCATGCCGTCACGGCTGTTGTACCCCGGGGGACATGTGTGTAAATGTACAGAAATAAAGACGTTGCCCCATTAACAAACCTCCTCTGGAATGTCTTCCCTACCTCATCAGATGGGATCCCCGGCAGGGCGTTTCACGACCACCGGCTACAGGGAATAAACTCTGTTGGTTCAGGTCTCCCTGAGTCCCCGCCTCAGCGCCCGTGTGACCCcagcccccgccctgccccaggaCGGGGGCTCCTGGCCGGCAGGTCCTCGTCCTCTGGGCGGGCGGAGGCGGGGCGGGGTGACCGCCCACCGCATGCTGAGTGCCACCCTCAAACCCCCGAGGAGGGGGCGGCAGGTTTCCGAGCTCGCCCCTCTCGTGTGGACGTCCTGCTGACCTCACCCGGGGCCTGGAGCCTCCCAAAGAGGGAACAATTCTCACACTGTGACTGTCAGGGAAGACTGAGCACCCAGAGCTCTCTTTaatgtagtgttttttttttaacaagaaagcaatatttctttaataaagtaTTTATACCAAACTCTCCTCTCCATAGCCCTGATTTTGTTACCTACTCCGCCCAGAGAGGTGCCCACCGTACCTCCAAGCCGTGACCGGCCGGGGCTCGCAGGTTAGTGGCTTAGCCCAGGACCCGGTCCCTGGAAGGGCCTTTCATCCCGGCTGTCCCAGCTCCGCTGCAGGCAACGGCCCGACACGACACCTGCCACGTGAAACGTGCTCCGGGTCCCGAACCACCGCCTCCCGGGACAAAAGGGGCCCACGTGGACCCCAAGCGTCACAGAGTCCTGTGCCGGCCTTGGCTGTGCTGAGAAGCACATGGGGCGCTCTCCAGCCCCACAAAGCGGGGGCCTCCCGAGTCCGGGGAGGAAGCTGTAAAAACTCCCCAGGGACGCGACTGGAAGCCAAGTGAGGAACCACCGACCCAGGAACGCTGGCTTCCGGAGAGCAGCACATGTCCCAGAGAGACAGATGCCACCGCGAGCGGCAGGAGAGCCCGAGGATTAAGACGCGGGCCGGAGGGGACGTGGGCAGGAGGGGCCCAGGCCGTGGAGGAGAGAGCAGACAGGAGGAAAGACGGGCTGGCGGAAGCACGGggagggactgatgctgggaTCTGTTCAGCAAAGCAGGTAAACCGGGACCCAGGTCCTAGGGACCCTGGCACCCAGGGTTTGCAGAGCATTTCTGGTGATAACCCAGCCCGGTGAGAAGGTTCCCACCTACCAGGTGAGGGGACAGGGCCCAGCGGAGCGAGACCCTGGGGATGCAGCCGGCAGGACGGCCTGACAGTCGTGGCCCGCGCCCTCTCTGGGACCCGGCGGCCCCCCATCCTCACACGTCCTGCGGGAGCCCTCCTCCCAGGACCCTCAGGTGCAGCCCTGGGACTCCACCctggagacaggagggaggagaCCGGCCCTTTACAGACAGACAGGACACGTGGACCTGCTGCAGCAGCGGATCTGGCCGTTTATTCAAGCGTCCCGTGCCCGAGTCTCCGGCTAGAACTTCTCCGGAAAGGCCTGCATTTCCTCCTTGATCCGGCTTTCTACCAGCAACTCGAAGCTGCTGCTGGTGTTTGGAAGGTTATAGCTGACGAAGACTTGCTTGCTGGTCTTCCTGGCTGGAAGAGAGAGACCACAGGGACACGTGTGACCCCACGCCTGCCCACAGTGGAGAAAGGACTGGGAAAGGCAGGCTTTTCGAGAGCAAAGAAAGCTCTGATTCTGACGACATCACAGACAACTGCTGCAAAACAGACCAGTTGCCAGAGCCGCCCCTCACCCGGAAGAGCAGTTCTGAGCCACGGCACCAGGACCCGGTGAGGTGCACCCCGAGAACCCCCAAGTCTGTTCACAGACCCCGCTGTCTGCGACCCCCTGCGCTACACATAGGGCTGGCTGGTTGGTCTGCTTCTTCAACCACAGATGATGTCCacagatttaaaatattaaggtCCTCCAGTACCaccctctccccaaccccaccaCCCTCCTCCCATGACACTCCTACATGAACATATGTGCAGGCGCACACACACGGGTGTGGTTTTCAACTGGACGCTGAATACACGTCTGAGCCCCTTTCTACAGAACCACCCAGGGCAGGTGGGAGCGGCTCCAACCGTGAAAACCAAGCTCAGCTGTACCCCCAGGTCCTGAGGACTAAGCAGGCGGTACCAGCCTTCTCACCCGGTTGCACCCCAAGGGGGCAGGGGCAAAGGGCTCCTCCCTGCAGGCCACAGAGACAGGTGAGTCCCACCGTCAGAGACAAACAGTGGGCGGAGGGGGAAGCTGGGCCCTTCCATCACAGCGGCTCCACGTTCAGTGGCAGAAAGTTCCTGTCCCCAGGGGCCGCTGACTCCCATCCCTTCACGAGCCAAGACCCAAGCCCACCTGCATCGTCCGTCCAGCagcccctctgccctccagggCTGCATGGAGCAAGGGGTCCCCGTCCACGGGAAGCCCCCAGGGCCCCCAGGTCACTCATCTCTCCCACATGAGACAGTCTCGGGACACCGGTCTCTTCAGCACTGTCCAGACGGCCAACAACGGTTAATAACACCTTCCGCTGCGGGGTCCTGACCCCAGCTCCAGAGGACGACGGAGCAGGGCGTCACAGGCCGGCCGGCCGCGACCTCAGCAGGCACGTCACCCGCCCCGGGGGGCGCTGGCATCTCACCACGCGCGCCCGACCCTGCTGGGCGGTGGGCTGGCATCTCACCACGCATGCCTGTCCCTGCTGGGCACTGGCCAACAGCTGCCAGGCTTGTGGATATCAGTAGGTAGGAGCCCCCATCACATCTGACTTAAGTTACAGGGAATGTCTGTATTCAGTTTCAGATCACGCTGTTTGTAAACTGATGTAAACCACGTGAAAGAaaaatgctaatttaaaaaaGCCCCAACATTTgcacaaaatgcaaaaaaaaaattaaaagagccCCAGGTTTTGCTCACAGACTGCTTCCAGGCCTCACCCTGAGGACACTGCGAGCCAGCCTCGCTTCactgaagagccagctcatttgTGTCTCCTCAAACGCGCTCCCGCCGCCTCCTCTCCCGGACTCTGTCCACACTCGGGGACCCCCCAGTCCCAGCTCCACACACCAGCAGGCTcccgccctcctcccccaggcctgGCACACGGGGGTCTGCCTGCTGAGGCGGGTGGTGTTACCCGGAAACGCAGGCAAACACACAGTGAAGCAAAAGGGCGTCAGGCTTCCAACCTATTTTCACTAAAAACTAGCAACTGGCAAAGGCAGAGAAGGAACGGCAGCACCTGGGAACCCAGATGAAGGCTAAACAGGAAGCCTTCCTATTTCTCCTGTTGGTTTTCTGTTGACTCAAAATTGCTTCCTGTTAAGAGGTCACCAAGATAACTTACTACTCAGGTTCCTATACCTTCAGACTAAAGCACAAGTGTGGTGGATGCTCCTGAGACGCGGCCGCTGGCCCCGTGGTCTCCACCCCGCCTGGTGCGGCCTGTGGGCGCCGTGACAACCCCGCCCCTAGAAAGCCGGCCATGCCCGAGCTCCGTGTGACTATGGGGTGTCCCAGAGCGACCACCACAGACATGCCCACTCCCCAGGGACCAGACTGACAGATCTGTGAACACAACCACAGCGCCTCAAAACCATGGCAGGGGCCCCATCGCCGCACCCCGGCCAGGACACCAGGCTCCGCACGTGGCCGGGACACTCAGGCAGATGGGGGCGAGGCTGCTCTGCCCATCGAGGTCCCCAGGCACCGGGGACCACTGGGCACGGGCATCCTCACCTGGACCAGCGAGGTTATCTGTGGAAGTGTGCTCAGGGTGCAGTGGAGGCTGGAGCCCCCAACCTCACCAGGCCCTCTCCCCTCGAGCTCTGAGCAGCATCACGTGCAATGAAGGGCAGGCCATGGACGCTACCTGGAGCTGCTGCCACTGGGCACCGTGGGCGTCACTCACCCTCGCCTCCCACGAGGACGAAGAGCAAAATCACCTGTCACTCATCAGCTTGGAGGCAACCAAGGGCATCAGAGCCGGTGGGGAGCAGGCCCCTGGAGGTGCTGGTATCACCTCCTGAGACCCATGCGCAAGGCCTGGGCTTCCAGCAGCAACCAGGGGGTTCACCTCCCAGACGGAGACCCTTCCTCCTACGCTGACTCACCTCCCCGCTCCACTGAACAGCGAGGTCCCCACCTGAGCACTCCGGCAGCTGAGCTGCGGAACCTACCTAAGCGCTGGGCGAGACCGGTGGACATGGTGTCAGACGTGTCCCCGAGGAGGGCGGTGGACAGGGGGATGGAGTCCTGCAAGGAAAAGAGAGAGCGGTACTGGTTCCTCTGCGAGGTCCAGCCCTCCTGGATCACCTGGGCCCCCCTTCCTGCCGCAGGCCAGCCTCCCCCTGCGGTGGGCCTGTGTCGCCCCAGTTCTGCAGCCTCTCCCAGCAGCAGACAGGCCTGACGGTGAAGGGCTGGAGCAGCCCAGAGGGGCAAGTGGGTGCAAAGTCAGAGGGCTGGGGACACCGCAGCCGTGATGGGGCCTGGGGTCCATACAGGCTCTGAACTCTTGGGGGTCTGAGTGGAGGGATGACAACGCTGAAGCTGTCAGTGCCAGACTAAGCCACGTGCTGCAAGAGCAATGTCCAGGTCCTAGCGTTCTGACCCCAGCACCTGTGAAGGTGACTTTATTTGTAAacagggtctctgcagatgtaGTTAAGATGGAAGCAAGGGGAGGCGGACTCTTCCTCTAACAGGACTGGTGTCTTCGGAAGAAAGGGAGAGACTAAGATGCACAGAGGCGGCCTGGGACACTGGAGCAGGACTGGGGTGACGAGGCTGCCAGACTAGGGGCCCCAAGGTGTGAGCAGCACCGCAAGCCCAGAGACCGGAGGAAGCAGCCCGCTGACACCTCAATTCCGCCCTCTCTGCTGTTCTCAGCCCCCCGGTCTGCGGCCTTGGGTTACAGCAGCTCTGACACACGATGGCAAACGGGACCTCGGAAGGCAAAGGGAACCTCGGAGGGCAGCGACGGCGCGGGGCCCAGGTGACAGGTGAAGGAGGTGAGAAGTGGCTGGATTCTGCGTCCCTGCGTCTCCAGGGACGGCCCTGGAGGAGCGGCCTGGGGTCTGGAGCACCCAGTGGGACACCAGTTACACCTCGATGGGACAGCGGAGGGAAAGGGCGGGAGAGAGATCCGTGCGGGAGACTAAGCAAACGCGGTCAGCGAGGAACCGGCAGAAAACCAGGGGGACACGCCACCCCCGGC contains:
- the PSMG4 gene encoding proteasome assembly chaperone 4; the encoded protein is MERPAAAGGGDVSLHNFSARLWEQLVHFHVMRLTDSLFLWVGATPHLRNLAVAMCTRYDSIPLSTALLGDTSDTMSTGLAQRLARKTSKQVFVSYNLPNTSSSFELLVESRIKEEMQAFPEKF